Within the Mycobacteriales bacterium genome, the region GCGATCCGCGGCCACGACGTCGTCGCCGAGGTCGGCGATCGCGACGGAGACGGAGTTGGCGCCGACACTGATCCCGGCGGCGTAGCCGGCTCGAACGTTCGCCGACCAGAGTTGCGCCTGCGGGCCGGGGCCGCTGACCGGCTTCAGCCCGCTCCGGCAGACCAGGCCGGAGACCTCGAGGCGACGAAGCAGGTCGGCCGCGGCGGGCTTCGACAGGCCGATCGACCGATCGAGTTCGTCCCGCGAGAGCGGGCCGAGTCGGAGCAGTGTTTCCAGCGCCGCCCGCTCGTTCATCGCTCGCAAGGCGTGTGGTCCGCCGATGACCGGCTCCTAACTGTCTAGGCAGTTCCCAGAAAGTTAGGAGGCAACTTACCGACGCAGAGTCACCCGTCAAGGGGAGAACGGCAGGTCATCTCTGCATTGCTGCAGTTGTGCAGTTCTCCGGTTGTGCAGTTGTGCAGATGTGCAGTTGTGGCTCGCAGGCCAACCCTGCCAACCCTGCCAAGCCTCATGATCGTGATCGGATTCCGTCGGTGTTTCGCGGCTTCATCCGATCACGATCATGAGGCGGTAAGGCGGGGACTGTACCTAGGCAGGCGGTCCACTGCGGAGGACGACCGTCGCGCTGTGCGACTGACCTGTGGTGTCGGTCCAGGCGACCGTCATCTTGTCGCCGGGGTGGTGCGCGGCGATCGCGGCGCTCAGCGCTTCGGCGGAGTCGACCGGCTGGCCGTTCACCGAGGTGATCACATCACCGGCGGCGAGACCCGCCTGTGCTGCGGCGCCGCCGGCGAGGACACCGCTGACCTGGGCGCCCGACGTCGCCGACCCGGAACCGTACGGGTTGTCCGACGGCGCGGAGGTGGTGACGCCGAGGAAGGCGGTCGTGCCGATGTGGATGCTCGACGAGGCCTGACCGGATTCGATCTGGGCCGCAATCGAGGTCGCGTCGGCGATCGGGATGGCGAAGGCCTGCGAACCACTGGCGCTCGACTGGGCCGTCAGGCTCGACGACGCCGCGGTGTCGATGCCGACCACTTCTCCGGAGGTGTTGGCGAGCGACCCGCCGGAGTCACCCGGCTCGACGTCGGCGTTGATCTGGATCACGTTGCTCAGCTGTTCGCTGGAGCCGCCGCCCTCATCGCTCGCGGTGATCGTCTGGTGCAGCGCGATGACCGAACCGCCGGCGCTGCTCGGCGTCCCGCCCGTGCCGCCGGCATTGCCGACCGCCACAACGGGCTGGCCGACGGAGACCTTCGACGAGTCGCCGATCTTCGCGGTGGTCAGTCCGTGCGCGTTCGTCAACCGCAGTACGGCGATGTCGTGCGACTTGTCGTAGCCGGTCACCGTCGCGGCGTAGGTCTTGCCGTTGCCGACATCGGTGACGCTGATCTTGGTGGCCCCGTCGATCACGTGGTTGTTGGTGAGGATCTCGCCGTCGGAGGTCAGCACGATTCCGGTGCCTGCCGCCCGGCCGCCCTGGTAGCCGAGGCTGGTGTTGATGTCGACCAGCGCCGGGGAGACCTTGCCGGCGATGGCGGACACGTTGGACGGTCCGCCGCTGCCCTCGGTGCTTCCGCCGCTCTGGCCGGTGCCGCTCTGGCCGGTGCCGCCCTGGCCGGTGCCGCCCTGGCCGGTGCCGCCGGGCAACTGGCCGTAGGGCCCAGCGCCCCCGCCGGAGCCGCCGTTGCCGAGCCCGCCGTTGCCGAGCCCGCCGTTGCCGAGCCCGCCGTTGCCGAGCCCGCCGTTGCCGAGCCCGCCGTTGCCGAGCCCGCCGTTGCCGAGCCCGCCATTGCCGGTCCCGCCGCCGGACGACCCGCCCGTGGCCGGTGCCGTCGAGGCATTCCCCAGAGCGGTGGTCGACGATCCGGGCGACTGCCAGACGAGGTGACCGAAACCGGCGCCGGCGGCTACGCCGGCCACGATCAGCGCGGCGGCGCCGAGTGCGAGCGGACCGCGGACGCGATGACGCCGCTTGGGGGGAGGACCGGGGACCCAGTAGGCCTCGCCGGGGACCCAGTCACCACCGGCCCGGCCGGGTGGTACGACCCAGGCGCCGGTTTGCGGCCGGCCCGTCCACTGATCCGGTGAACCACCGTGTTGCCCGGCATCGTCCATCGCGTCTCACGACCCTTCTATCTGCCCAATCGTCTCCACCTCAGTAGAGACCGCGTTCCTGTGGAATCCCTGATAGCTGGTTGGGACCTTGCTGAGTATTTGCGGCCTCGTCCGAGTCGGACGTCGCTCACAGGAAGCGCACAGAAAGCACTGTGAGACTTCTCGCCGGTCGGGCATTCCGAGGGTCGTCCCCGGGTGCAGAGCCGAAGCAGGTCGGACGGAAAGCAGGAACGACATGTTCTTCACCTACCTCAGACGGGAACTGGGGCGACGTCGCCGCCAGTCACTGGTCGTCTCCATCGGATTGGCCGTGGGGATCGGCCTGGTGCTCACCGTCACGTCCCTGGCGAGCGGGGTGCGCACCGCTCAGGCGACCGTGCTGCACTCGCTGTACGGCGTAGGCACGGATGCGACGGTCACTCAGGCCGCAGCCCAGCCGGGGACCGACGGCCGCTTCGGCTTCGGTGGCCCGCCCGGCGGGCAGAACCGGAACACCCAGCGGCTCAGCCGCGACCGGCTGACGGCTCGGGGGCTGACGGCGTTGAGCGCCTCGACGGTGACGACGGTGCGCAAGGTGCACGGCGTCGCTGCCGCCTCCGGCGATCTCGCACTGACGGACCTGCAGTTCACCGGAACGATCCCCAGCCCGAGCCAGCGGGGCACTGGCCCGCCGCAGGGTGGTGCCTCCACCGGCGGGGGCAGTTCGGGACGGAGTTCGTTCAACGTCAACTCGTTCAGCGTCGAGGGCCTCGATGCGACGTCGAACGCGGTCGGCCCATTGACCTCGGCGACCGCGACATCCGGTCGTCTCCTCACTGCGGCCGACTCCACCAAGAAGGTAGCTCTGCTGGACAGCAGTTACGCCAAGCAGAAGAGCCTGAAGGTCGGTTCGAAGGTCACCGTCGCCGGGAAGTCGTTCACCGTCGTCGGCGTCGTCCGCGCGACGTCGAGCGCCACCACCTCGGCGAACGTCTACATACCTCTCCCGCAGGCGCAGGCGCTCGCCGGGATGTCGGGCAAGGTCAACACGGTCTACGTGCGGGCCGCGGACGCGAGCCAGGTGTCGGGCATCAAGTCCTCGATCCAGCAGGTCCTTCCGAAGGCCACCGTCAGTACGTCCAGCGATCTTGCCGGACAGGTCTCGGGTTCGTTGTCGAGTGCGTCGGGCCTCGCGAACAATCTCGGCAAGTGGCTCTCGATCGCCGTACTGGTCGTGGTGTTCCTGATGGCCAGTCTGTTCACCCTGTCCGCGGTCACCCGGCGGACCGCGGAGTTCGGCACGCTCAAGGCGCTCGGCTGGCGCAGTCGGCGCGTGGTCGGCCAGGTCATGGGCGAGTCGCTCACCCTGTGCATCCTCGGTGGCATCGTCGGTATCGCGCTGGGATTCGGCGGTGCGGCGCTGGTGAAGGCCTTCGCGCCCCCGCTGTCGGCCACCGTCGGCAATTCGGCGCTCGGGACTGCCCGGGCCGCCGGCGCAGCTCAGCGCTTCGGTGGGGGCGGGCCCTTCGGTCAGGCGCAACAGGCGCTGCACACCGTCGACGTCCACCTCGCTACGCCGATCACTCTCGACGCGCTGCTCCTCGCCGTACTCCTCGCCGTCGCGGGCGGGCTGATCGCCGGCTCGCTCGGTGGCTGGCGGGCCTCGCGGCTACGCCCGGCCGCCGCATTCCGCACGATCCAATGACCGCCGTACCACCACCTGCCGGGAGAGGCGCATGTACCAGATCGACGGCGTGACCAAGCGCTACGAACAACAGCGCCGCAGCATCGACGCCCTGCGCGACGTGCGGCTCGACATCGAGGACGGCGAGAAGGTCGTCATCCAGGGCCCGACCGGCGGGGGGAAGTCGACGCTCCTTTCGATCCTCGGCGGGCTCGACCGTCCGACGGCCGGACGGGTGGTGCTCGACGGAGCCGACCTCGCCCAGATGTCGGAGGGAAAGCTGACCCAGGTTCGGGCCCGCGCCATCGGGTTCGTCTTCCAGAGCTTCAACCTGATCCCGACCCTTACCGCGCTGGAGAACGTCGAGACCGCTCTCGTGCCCACCCGCGTCCGCCCGGCCAAGCGGCGTGACCTGGCGACGCAGGCGCTGGCCTCCGTCGGTCTCGTCGACCGGGCGCTGCACCTGCCGTCCGAGCTCTCCGGCGGTCAACAGCAACGGGTCTCGATCGCGCGGGCGCTGGTGAAGGAGCCGCGGGTCATCCTGGCCGACGAACCCAGCGGAAACCTCGACGAGGACACCCGCGACGAGGTCATCGAACTCCTCGACACGTTGTGGCTGGAACGCGGACTGACGCTGGTCATCGTGACGCACGACAGCACGATCGCCCGGCAGGCGAAGCGGCGACTCACCATCAAGAACGGGCGACTCTCCGACCCGGCCGGAGTCGGTGCCGGGCGGGTCCAGGCGCGGCTCAGTTCCCCGCAGTGACCAGCAGCAGAAGCGCCGCGAAGGTGGCCAGCACCAGGACGACGGAGGCGACGACGGCGGCGTTGCCATGGGTGTCGGTCAGATAGTCGCCGGCTTCGATCTGGACGTTGACCTGCCGGTAGCGCCGGGTGCCGTATGCGAGAAAGGCGGCACCCACCACGACGACGATCCCGCCGGCGGCGATCGACGCGGCCTGGTCCTTGCTCCCGAACTTCGCGATGGCCAACCCGAGCACCATCACGTTCACCGCGGTGCGCAGCCAGGCGAGGTACGTGCGCTCGTTGGCCATGTGATCACGCGCGCGGCTGCCGCTTCCCGATGCCGGCTTGCTCTGGTCATCGACCACGGCCGCGATCATCGCACGCCCGGTGCGTCAGATCGGCGCGCCCGAGGCCGGGTAGGGTCGAGAAACCGGCTCCGCTCGCCTCAAGGAGGGCAACTGTGCCCGAGATCGACCCGGCCTTCCTCGCCCTGCCGATGCGTCGCCTCGCCGAGGCCGCGCTCGAGCGCGCAGGTCAGCTCGGCGTAGACCATGCCGACTTCCGGTTCGAGCGGATCCGCAACCAGGACATCAGCCTCCGCGACGCCAAGCTGGAGAGCGCCGGCGACGGTGAGCAGGTCGGCTTCGCCGTCCGGGTCGTGCACAACGGCACCTGGGGCTTCGCCGCCGGAGTCGACCTCACCCCGGAGGCGGCGGTACGGGTCGCCGAGCAGGCCGTCGAGGTCGCCCGGGTGAGCACCGCGGTCAACTCCGAGCCGGTGGAACTGGCCGACGAGCCGGTCTATGACGACGTCCGGTGGATCTCGGCGTACGACGTCGACCCGTTCGCAGTACCCGACAGCGAGAAGATCGGCCGGCTCGCCGAGTGGTCCGAACGACTGCTGGCCTCCGACGGGGTCGACCACGTCGACGCGCGGCTGTCGCAGGTGCTGGAAGGCAAGTTCTACGCCGACCTCGCCGGCACGGTGACCACCCAGCAGCGGGTGCGGCTGCATCCGGCCATCACCGCTGTGGCCGTCGACGCCGCCCACGGCACGTTCGAGACGATGCGCACCCTCGCGCCGCCGGTCGGCCGGGGCTATGAATACCTGACCGGGACCGGCTGGGACTGGGACGCGGAGCTGGCCGGTATCCCGGAGCTGCTCACCGAGCGCACCAAGGCGCCGTCGGTCGAGGCCGGCACCTACGACCTCGTCGTCGACCCGTCCAACCTCTGGCTGACCATCCACGAGTCCATCGGGCACGCCACCGAGCTCGATCGCGCGCTCGGTTACGAGGCCGCCTACGCCGGCACGTCGTTCGCGACCTTCGACAAGCTCGGCAGCCTGCAATACGGGTCGCCGGTGATGAACGTCGTCGGTGACCGCACCACCGAGCACGGCCTGTCGACGATCGGGTGGGACGACGAGGGGGTCGCCGGTCAACGCTGGGATCTCGTCCACGACGGCATCCTCACGGGCTACCAACTCGACCGCCGGATGGCCAAGCTCAAGGGTCTCGGGCGTTCCAACGGCTGCGCGTTCGCCGATTCCCCGGGCCACATCCCGGTGCAGCGGATGGCCAACGTCTCGCTGCAGCCGGCGCCCAACGGCCCATCGACCAACGAGTTGATCGCCGGCGTCGAGCGCGGGATCTACGTGATCGGCGACAAGTCGTGGTCCATCGACATGCAGCGCTACAACTTCCAGTTCACCGGCCAGCGGTTCTACCGCATCGAGCACGGCGAACTCGCCGGGCAGCTGCGCGACGTCGCCTACCAGGCCACCACGACGGACTTCTGGGGTGCGATGGAGGCGGTCGGCGGACCGCAGACCTACGTGCTCGGTGGCGCGTTCAACTGTGGGAAGGCGCAGCCCGGCCAGGTCGCCGCAGTGAGCCATGGCTGCCCCGCCGCACTGTTCCGGGGCATCAACATCCTCAACACCGTGACGGAGGGCGGCCGATGAGCCGGACCGCCGCGACGAGCCGAGACATCCTTACCGGGGAGGCATCGCGATGAGTGCGCCGCTCACGCCGCAGGACACCGTCGAGCGGGCGCTGGCCGCGTCGAAGGCCGACGGATGCATGGTCGTCGTCGGGGAGCGGTCGGAGACCAACCTGCGCTGGGCCAACAACACGCTCACCACCAACGGCGAGATGCGGTCGCGCAGCATCGCCGTGCTCAGCGTCATCGACGGAGCCTCCGGTACGGCGGCGGGTGTGGTCGAGCGCAGCACCGTGACCGCCGACCTGCTCGAGGATCTGGTCCGCGCCTCCGAACAGGCCGCCCGCGACGCCGGCCCGGCCGAAGACGCCCAGCCGTTGGTCGAGCCGCTGGTCGAGCCGTCGGGGTGGGACGCGCCGCCGGACGAGACGTCGATCCGGGTGTTCGCCGACTTCGCCCCGGCTCTGGGTGAGGCGTTCGACCGGGCCCGGTCCGACGACCGGTTGCTGTTCGGCTTCGCCGAGCACTCGATCACCTCCCTCTATCTCGGTGTGTCGACCGGGCTGCGCGCTCGCCACGATCAGCCGACCGGTCGCCTCGAGGTCAACGGCAAGTCGCCGGACTTCAGCCGTTCCGCGTGGGTCGGGCGGGCCACCCGGGACTTCACCGACATCGACGTGGCCGGGCTCGACGCCGAGCTGACCCGCCGGCTCGGCTGGGCGCAGCGCCAGATCGATCTGCCGCCGGGTCGCTACGAGACGCTCGTGCCGCCGTCGGCGGTCGCCGACCTGATGATCTACCTCTACTGGTCGGCCGCGGCCCGGGACGCCGACGAGGGCCGCACGGTCTTCTCGAAGAAGGGCGGCGGCTCGCGCATCGGTGAGCGGCTGTCCGACCTCCCGGTGACGCTGCGCAGCAACCCGGCCGAGCCCGGCCTCGAGTGCGCTCCCTTCGTGGCCGCCACGTCGTCGAACGCTGCCGACTCGATCTTCGACAACGGGCTGCCCGTGGGCCCGACCGACTGGATCCGCGACGGCGTGCTGACCTCCCTGCTGCGGCCCCGGTGGTGGGCGTCCCGTTCGGGCGGAAACCCGACGCCCGCCGTCGACAACCTCATCCTCGACGGACCGGACGGTGGACGTTCGCTCGAGGAGATGGTCGCCGGTACGGAGCGGGGACTGCTCCTGACCTGCCTGTGGTACATCCGGGAGGTCGATCCGCAGACCCTCCTGCTCACCGGCCTGACCCGCGACGGTGTCTATCTCGTCGAGAACGGAGAGGTCACCGGCGCGGTCAACAACTTCCGGTTCAACGAGAGCCCGGTCAGCCTGCTCGGACGCATCGGCGAGGTAGGCAGTTCGGGGATCACCCTGTGCCGGGAGTGGAACGACTGGTTCACCCGTACGGCGATGCCCGCGCTGCGCATCGGCGACTTCAACATGTCGACGGTCAGCAAGGCGTCCTGACCCGGGCGGTCACTGTCGCGCCCGGAGCACCATCTGGGTGCACCGGAAGACCGCGAGCCGCCGGCCGGACTCCTCGTCGCGGACCTGCGCGTCCCATACCTGGGTGCTCCGTCCGACGTGCACCGGTGTCGCCTCGCCGAGTAGGGCACCGACCCGAAGCGTCCCGAGAAAATTGCTGGTCAACTCGATCGTCGTGAACCCGGTCGCGTCGGCCGGCAGGTTGACGACGGCGCCGTAGCCGCAGAGCGAGTCGGCGAGGCTCACGACCGTGCCGGCGTGCAGGAAACCGTTGGGCGCGAGCAGATCCGGGCGCACCGGGATGCGTCCGGTGACGCGTTCCCGGTCGACCGACACGATCTGCAGGCCAAGCAGGCCGGGCAGGTGCCCGGCGCCGAAGTCGGTGAACGCCTCGGGGTCCATGCCGGCCAGTTCGGGATACAGGCGGTTGTCGTGGGTGTCCATGGGACGCAGTCTCCCCGGGAGCCGAGCCGTTACCGACGGTGGAGTCGGCATCGACGGTGACCTTGACCGTTCACACATGTGAGCCATAGCTTTGCCGAAACATCTTGGCGAGAAGCTGGAGACCGTGTCGCCCGTGAGCTCGGACCTGAGGATATCGCCGACACCCGACGACCTGGCGGAGTTGACCGCGTCGTGGAAGGGCGCGCGCGGCCCGGACGGGCGGCCGCACGTCCCCGACGAGGTCCTCGACGAGATGCGCTCGGTCACCACCGAACAGGCGTGGAGTGTGCTGCTCAAGGAGCGCTTCGAGCGGCAGTTCGCCGGCGAGTGGCGGGAGACCAATCCGGGGCACATCCTCATCGGCCGGGCGGTGACTGCGCAGTTCGTCCCGCACCGCCCCGACCTCGACGCCGCCGTGGTGGCCGCCGGTGCTCGCGAAAACCATGTCGAGGCGGACCGGCAGAACTCCTGGATCATCGAACGGCTGCAGCCCGGTGACGTCATGGTCGTCGACATCTTCGGCAAGATCTACGAGGGCACCGTCGTCGGGGACAACCTGGGTACGGCGGTCATCTCCCGCACCGGTGCCGGCGCGGTGATCGACGGCGGCATCCGCGACTACCAGGGGCTGACCGAACTGCACGACGGCAACATCTTCTTCCGCGGGGTCGACCCGACGCCGATCCGCGACGTGACCCTCGCCGGGATCAACATCCCGATCCGGATCGGCAATGCGACCGTCCTGCCCGGAGACGTCGTGCTCGGGACGCCGAGCGGACTGACGTTCATCCCGCCTCATCTCGCCCAGGACGTGGTGAGCAGCAGCGCGGACGTGCGGACCCGGGACGTGTTCGGCAAGCTGCGGTTGGCGGAGCGGGTCTACACCAGCGCGGAGATCGACGTGCCCACCTGGGCCACGGCGATCGAGGACGACTTCCAGCGGTGGCGGTCCCAGCAACATCCCGCCGGCTAGCGGGCACCGACGACGATTGAGAGCAACCGCGAGGAGAGTGCGTGCCGGCGAACGTCGAAGACCAGGTCAGCACGAGTTCGCGATCCCGTGATCTGCGGATCACCGATCTGCGGGTCGCCAACCTCGTCGGCGTACCGTTCCGGTCGAGCATCGTCCGGATCGACACCAACCAGGGGATATCCGGCTACGGCGAGGTCCGGGATCAGGCCAGCAAGACCTATGCCCTGCTGCTGAAGAGCCGGCTGGTCGGCGAAAACCCCTGCAACGTCGACAAGCTCTTCCGCAAGATCAAGCAGTTCGGCCATCACGGGCGGCAGGCCGGCGGTGTCTGCGGGGTCGAGATGGCGCTGATGGACCTCGCCGGCAAGGCCTACGGAGTGCCGGCGTACGCCCTTGCCGGCGGACGGTTCCGGGACACCGTCCTCTGCTACGCCGACACCCCGTCGTGTCAGAACCCGGACGAGCTCGGGCAACGACTGCTCGCCCGCCGGAAAGAGGGCTACCAGTTCCTCAAGATGGACGTCGGCATCAACCTGCTGTGGGATGTTCCGGGTGCACTGATCGCCCCTGCCGAGGCACGCCGGACGACGACGGTGATGCACAGTTTCACCGGGATCCAGGTGACCGCCGTCGGGGTGAGCTATCTCGCCGACTACGTAGCGGCGGTCCGGTCGATCGTCGGCTACGACGTCCCGCTCGCCGCGGACCACTTCGGTCACATCGCGCTGGATTCGTGCATCCGGATCGGCCGCGCCCTCGAGCCGTTCACGCTCGCCTGGCTCGAGGACCTCATTCCGTGGCAGTTCACCGACCAGTGGCGGCAGTTGACCACGGCGATCGCCACACCGACCTGCACCGGCGAGGACATCTATCTCGCAGAGAACTTCCGGCCGCTGATCGAGGGTGGGGCGGTCAACGTCATCCATCCCGACCCGGCGACAGCCGGGGGTGTGCTCGAGACGAAGCGGGTCGGAGACCTCGCCGAGGAGCACGGGATCCCGATGGCGTTGCACATGGCGGCGACGCCCATCGCCACGCTCGCCAGCGTCCACGCCGCTGCGGCGACCCAGAACTTCCTGGCGCTCGAGCACCACGCGGTCGACGTGCCGCGGTGGAGCGAGTTGGTCGATGGTCTGCCGAATCCGCTCATCGTCGACGGCTCGATCACCGTGCCCGATGCACCGGGCCTCGGATTCACCGGAATCAACGAGGACCTGTTCCGTGACCACCTCGACCCTGCGGATCCGGTGTTCTTCGAGAGCACCGGGCACTGGGACGACGAGCGGAGCCACGATCGCCTGTGGAGCTGACGAGAGGGAGACCTTGATCAAGATCGCCGAGATGCTGCCGCCGGATCCGGCCCACCAACATCTGTGGCGACTGATGAGGCAGGCCGGCGTGGGATGGGCCGTCGGAGGGCTTCCCGGCGATCACGACCTGTCCCCGGGTGAGGAGCCGTGGGACTACCTCCCGCTGCTGCGGCTGAAGCAGAAGTACGAGATGGCCGGCTTCTCGCTCGCCGTCATCGAGGCGAGACCGCCGCTGAACAACGCGAAGCGGGGCCTGCCCGGACGCGACGACGAGATCGACACCGTCTGCACGCTGATCGAGAACATGGGCCGCCTCGGGATCCCGGTGTGGTGCTACGAGTGGATGACCGACTTCAACTGGCTACGGACCAGCACGGATGTCCCCTCCCGAGGCGGCTCGCTGGTCAGTGGCTTCGACAGCGCGCTCCTGGAAGATGCGCCACCGACATCGCTCGGACCGATCAGTGAGGCCGAGCTGTGGACGAATCTCGAGTACTTCCTGCGGCGGGTGATCCCGGTGGCGGAGCGCTGGAACGTCCGGCTCGCAATGCATCCGGACGACCCGCCGGTCTCCCCGATCCGGGGAGTCGGGCGGATCATGAGAAGCGTCCCGAACTACGAGCGATTGTTCGATCTCGTCGACAGCGAGATGAACGGGGCCACGCTCTGCCAGGGCAACTTCGCCCTGATGACCGACGACATTCCGGCGGTGATCCGCCGCTTCGGTCCGCGGGTCTTCTTCGTCCACCTGCGGGATGTGCGCGGGACCGCCGAGCAGTTCGTCGAGACCTGGCACGACGACGGGCAGACCGATCTCCTGGAGTGCCTCCGCGCCTACCGCGACATCGGTTTCGACGGAGTGCTGCGGCCGGATCATGTGCCGACCGTCGAGGGCGACTCGAACCAGCGGCCGGGTTATTCGGCCTACGGACGGCTCTTTGCCGTCGGCTACATCCGCGGACTGCAGCGGGCGGTCTACGGCGCTCGCAGTGAACGCGAGCACTCCTCCGACGGGGAGGGCAGCCAGGCATGCGTATCGCGGTGACCGGAGCCCGCGGGCGCGTCGGGAGGGCGGTGGTCGATGCCGCCCTGCGCGACGGCCACTCGGTCGTCGGCATCGACCGGCCCGAGGCCACCGCCGATCGAGCACACCCGCGACTCGACGACGTCGACGCCGATGTGACGTCGTACGACGACTTCGAGCATGCCGTGCAGGACAGCGCCGCGCTCATCCATCTCGCGGCCTATGCATCGCCGAACGGCCATCCCGACCACGAGGTGCACAACAACAACGTCGTAGGGAGCTACAACGCGCTGAGCGTCGCGGCCCGGCTCGGGATCGCGAAGGTCTGTCTCGCGTCGAGCATCAACGCGATCGGCGGCTACTACAGCCGCAATCCCCGCTACGACTACTTCCCGGTCGACGAGTTGCACCCCACCTACAACGAGGATCCGTACAGCCTGTCCAAACGGATCTGCGAGGAGCAGGCCGACTCCTTCGCGCGGCGCTACGAGTCGATGACGATCTCGACGCTACGGTTCCACGCCGTCGTTCCGGCTCGTGGTGCTGCCACCCGCACCCGCCAGTTCGAGGGCGAGAGCAAGCAGCTGTGGGGCTACACGACGCTGGATGCCGCGGCGCGTGCCTGCCTGCTCGCCGTGTCGGCGGACTTCACCGGGCACGAGACCTTCTACGTGGTGGCGCCGCGGACGACGTCGGAGACTCCGTCGCTCGCACTGGCCGGCGAATACTTTCCCGAGGTGCCGATCGTGGGCGATCTCAGCGGCACCCGGGGATTCTTCGACTGCCGCAAGGCCGAAGTCATGCTCGGCTGGGCACACGACCCGTCGGTCACCGCGCGCTGACGACGCAGTCAGGTACTGCGGTCGAGGTCGTCGAACTGGGTGCGGTAAGCCGGCAGGAGAAGAGCCCAGCGTGAATCCCAGGCGAGCGCATGTGGCGGCCCGCCGACCTCGGTGTCGAGCTGTTCGAGGTAGGTCTGCCACCCGGCGCCGTAACCGGCGGCTGCGTAATCGGGCAGGCGACGGTGGTCGAGGACGAGCACCGTCGCCCCGTCACCCAACGGATACAGGTCGACGGTCACCTGCGACTCTTCCTCATCGGGAAAGAGCCAGGTCACCTGCAGATGGTCAGTGGGTCGGCAGTCGCGCACGGCGCCGCGCGACTGCTGTTTGGGATCCACATCGTCGAAATACACGACGAAGTCGCCGCCGACCCGCAGGTCGCCCTCGACGCGGGCGAGCCATCGTGCGAGTCGGGCCGGTTCGGTCAGCGCGGACCACAGGTCGGCGGTGCCGGCGGCGTACGAGCGTTCCAGTCGGACCGCCGGCCGATCGTCGTGCAGGCGGAGCACGCCGATCAGGTCTTCCTCCGGCGGGTCCCGGCGGCTCATCGCGACTCCCTGGTCCGAGTTGGTGCGGAGGTCCGCCGCTCGGAACGGCGCCGGCCCCGGACGACCTCTGTCCCGAGTGCGTCCAGTCGTTGGGTCCAGAACGGCCGGTATCTGGCGAGCCAGCTATCGAGTTCGCGCAGCGGCGCGGGGCGCAGGCTGTAGACCCGCTGTTGACCGCGCGGCTCGGCCTGCACCAGGCCGGCTTCGCGGAGCACGCGCAGATGCCGCGAGATGCCCGGTCGGCTGATGTCGAACGCCGCCGCGAGCTGGCCCGCGCTCTGCTCGCCAGCAGCGATCAACTCGACCAATCGCCGCCGGGTCGGGTCCGCCAACGCTTCGAGGGCCGCCTGCATGAGACTATGTGTACCAGGGAGGTTACGTAACTGTCCAGTTACGTCAAGGGGTGGACGCCGGGCCGGTCGGACGACTGAATCGGTACATATCGGCCACTATGTGACCGGTTCGACAGCACGTCACCCTGCAGCCACGTTAGGCTCTGCCAATCTCCAGCAATTCCC harbors:
- a CDS encoding mandelate racemase/muconate lactonizing enzyme family protein codes for the protein MPANVEDQVSTSSRSRDLRITDLRVANLVGVPFRSSIVRIDTNQGISGYGEVRDQASKTYALLLKSRLVGENPCNVDKLFRKIKQFGHHGRQAGGVCGVEMALMDLAGKAYGVPAYALAGGRFRDTVLCYADTPSCQNPDELGQRLLARRKEGYQFLKMDVGINLLWDVPGALIAPAEARRTTTVMHSFTGIQVTAVGVSYLADYVAAVRSIVGYDVPLAADHFGHIALDSCIRIGRALEPFTLAWLEDLIPWQFTDQWRQLTTAIATPTCTGEDIYLAENFRPLIEGGAVNVIHPDPATAGGVLETKRVGDLAEEHGIPMALHMAATPIATLASVHAAAATQNFLALEHHAVDVPRWSELVDGLPNPLIVDGSITVPDAPGLGFTGINEDLFRDHLDPADPVFFESTGHWDDERSHDRLWS
- a CDS encoding mannonate dehydratase; translation: MIKIAEMLPPDPAHQHLWRLMRQAGVGWAVGGLPGDHDLSPGEEPWDYLPLLRLKQKYEMAGFSLAVIEARPPLNNAKRGLPGRDDEIDTVCTLIENMGRLGIPVWCYEWMTDFNWLRTSTDVPSRGGSLVSGFDSALLEDAPPTSLGPISEAELWTNLEYFLRRVIPVAERWNVRLAMHPDDPPVSPIRGVGRIMRSVPNYERLFDLVDSEMNGATLCQGNFALMTDDIPAVIRRFGPRVFFVHLRDVRGTAEQFVETWHDDGQTDLLECLRAYRDIGFDGVLRPDHVPTVEGDSNQRPGYSAYGRLFAVGYIRGLQRAVYGARSEREHSSDGEGSQACVSR
- a CDS encoding metalloregulator ArsR/SmtB family transcription factor, coding for MQAALEALADPTRRRLVELIAAGEQSAGQLAAAFDISRPGISRHLRVLREAGLVQAEPRGQQRVYSLRPAPLRELDSWLARYRPFWTQRLDALGTEVVRGRRRSERRTSAPTRTRESR
- a CDS encoding TldD/PmbA family protein codes for the protein MSAPLTPQDTVERALAASKADGCMVVVGERSETNLRWANNTLTTNGEMRSRSIAVLSVIDGASGTAAGVVERSTVTADLLEDLVRASEQAARDAGPAEDAQPLVEPLVEPSGWDAPPDETSIRVFADFAPALGEAFDRARSDDRLLFGFAEHSITSLYLGVSTGLRARHDQPTGRLEVNGKSPDFSRSAWVGRATRDFTDIDVAGLDAELTRRLGWAQRQIDLPPGRYETLVPPSAVADLMIYLYWSAAARDADEGRTVFSKKGGGSRIGERLSDLPVTLRSNPAEPGLECAPFVAATSSNAADSIFDNGLPVGPTDWIRDGVLTSLLRPRWWASRSGGNPTPAVDNLILDGPDGGRSLEEMVAGTERGLLLTCLWYIREVDPQTLLLTGLTRDGVYLVENGEVTGAVNNFRFNESPVSLLGRIGEVGSSGITLCREWNDWFTRTAMPALRIGDFNMSTVSKAS
- a CDS encoding PaaI family thioesterase, which gives rise to MDTHDNRLYPELAGMDPEAFTDFGAGHLPGLLGLQIVSVDRERVTGRIPVRPDLLAPNGFLHAGTVVSLADSLCGYGAVVNLPADATGFTTIELTSNFLGTLRVGALLGEATPVHVGRSTQVWDAQVRDEESGRRLAVFRCTQMVLRARQ
- a CDS encoding SRPBCC family protein; protein product: MSRRDPPEEDLIGVLRLHDDRPAVRLERSYAAGTADLWSALTEPARLARWLARVEGDLRVGGDFVVYFDDVDPKQQSRGAVRDCRPTDHLQVTWLFPDEEESQVTVDLYPLGDGATVLVLDHRRLPDYAAAGYGAGWQTYLEQLDTEVGGPPHALAWDSRWALLLPAYRTQFDDLDRST
- a CDS encoding NAD(P)-dependent oxidoreductase, which encodes MRIAVTGARGRVGRAVVDAALRDGHSVVGIDRPEATADRAHPRLDDVDADVTSYDDFEHAVQDSAALIHLAAYASPNGHPDHEVHNNNVVGSYNALSVAARLGIAKVCLASSINAIGGYYSRNPRYDYFPVDELHPTYNEDPYSLSKRICEEQADSFARRYESMTISTLRFHAVVPARGAATRTRQFEGESKQLWGYTTLDAAARACLLAVSADFTGHETFYVVAPRTTSETPSLALAGEYFPEVPIVGDLSGTRGFFDCRKAEVMLGWAHDPSVTAR